The following proteins are encoded in a genomic region of Coriobacteriia bacterium:
- a CDS encoding extracellular solute-binding protein, which translates to MGKQRWTRLTGVLLAAATVLAVVGCAQPAAPPTPTSAVTDLVVSSTTSTQDSGLFDVLIPAFEKAYPTYKVKVIAVGTGEALKLGETKDADVMLVHAKASEEKSVADGFAIARFEVMYNDFIVVGPASDPAKVKASANTTEAMASIQKAGKAGDSEFVSRGDDSGTHKKELQLWATSGVEPTPTADADKWYLSTGQGMGETLKIASEKGAYTLTDRATYLTMRDSLDLEVIYEKDKALLNQYGVLPVTDAKNMAGAEAFAAYITSPEGQKLIGEYGLEKFGEQLFTPNATGTASF; encoded by the coding sequence ATGGGCAAGCAACGGTGGACACGCTTGACGGGTGTTCTGCTCGCTGCAGCGACCGTTCTCGCGGTAGTAGGGTGTGCGCAACCCGCGGCACCGCCAACGCCTACATCGGCGGTGACGGATCTCGTGGTTTCCTCGACGACCTCGACGCAGGACTCCGGCCTCTTCGATGTGCTCATCCCGGCATTTGAGAAGGCCTATCCCACGTACAAAGTGAAGGTCATCGCGGTCGGGACCGGCGAGGCGCTCAAGCTCGGCGAGACGAAGGACGCCGACGTCATGCTCGTTCACGCCAAAGCCTCCGAGGAGAAGTCCGTCGCCGACGGGTTCGCCATCGCGCGCTTCGAAGTCATGTACAACGATTTCATCGTCGTAGGACCCGCTTCCGACCCGGCGAAGGTGAAGGCCTCGGCCAACACGACCGAAGCCATGGCGTCGATCCAGAAGGCCGGCAAAGCGGGCGACTCGGAGTTCGTTTCTCGTGGCGATGACTCCGGCACGCACAAGAAGGAGCTCCAGCTGTGGGCGACCTCCGGTGTCGAACCCACGCCTACGGCTGACGCCGATAAGTGGTACCTGTCGACGGGTCAGGGTATGGGCGAGACGCTCAAGATCGCCTCGGAGAAGGGCGCCTACACGCTCACCGACCGGGCGACGTACCTCACGATGAGGGACTCGCTCGACCTCGAGGTCATCTACGAGAAGGACAAAGCGCTCCTCAACCAGTACGGCGTTCTGCCCGTGACCGACGCGAAGAACATGGCCGGTGCAGAGGCGTTTGCCGCATATATCACGTCGCCTGAGGGCCAGAAGCTCATCGGCGAGTACGGCCTCGAGAAGTTCGGCGAGCAGCTCTTCACGCCGAACGCCACGGGAACCGCAAGCTTCTAA
- a CDS encoding ABC transporter permease, translated as MQIYSDALREGWALLSSGTLDVWTIILTSLRVSGTAVALALAVGLPLGIVLGVKRFVGRTAALIVFNAGMGLPPVFVGLIVAMALSRRGPLGDLSLLYSQTAMIIAQVIIAVPVIVAVTAAAVSAVPRELRLQAASLGAPRWRVATLTLSEARVGLIAAIAAGFGAVISEVGAVQMVGGNLAGDTRVMTTAIVEFTRKGQYGSALALALVLMAIVVFVNVVLATMQTSADRYEAGAR; from the coding sequence GTGCAGATCTACAGTGATGCGCTTCGAGAAGGCTGGGCGCTGCTGTCCTCGGGCACGCTCGACGTGTGGACGATCATCCTCACATCGCTGCGTGTCTCGGGGACGGCGGTGGCGCTGGCGCTTGCCGTGGGGCTGCCCTTGGGGATCGTTCTGGGCGTGAAGCGTTTCGTGGGCAGGACGGCGGCCCTGATCGTCTTCAATGCGGGCATGGGGCTGCCGCCGGTGTTCGTCGGGCTCATCGTCGCGATGGCCCTGTCTCGTCGAGGGCCGCTCGGCGACCTGTCACTGCTGTACTCGCAGACCGCCATGATCATCGCGCAGGTGATCATCGCCGTCCCGGTCATCGTCGCGGTGACCGCTGCGGCCGTCTCGGCGGTCCCGCGCGAGCTGCGGCTTCAGGCGGCATCGCTCGGCGCGCCACGGTGGCGGGTGGCCACTCTGACGCTCTCCGAGGCGCGCGTCGGACTCATCGCCGCGATCGCAGCAGGCTTTGGCGCTGTCATCTCCGAGGTGGGTGCCGTCCAGATGGTGGGCGGCAACCTGGCGGGGGATACGCGCGTCATGACGACGGCGATCGTCGAGTTCACCCGCAAGGGCCAGTACGGCTCCGCACTCGCATTGGCGCTCGTGCTCATGGCCATCGTCGTGTTCGTCAACGTGGTGTTGGCGACGATGCAGACCTCGGCGGACCGCTACGAAGCGGGTGCGCGATGA
- a CDS encoding ABC transporter ATP-binding protein gives MTGALSLSATGIRKAYKRSDFALSVDRIEAPAGSTLALLGPSGSGKTTLLHVLGLLEKPDSGQVLLGGRPVAPGDREARLSMAGVFQRPYLFKGTVAGNVGYGLAMRGVPTSDRPARIAQALEHVGLEGYGPRGAHQLSGGEAQRVSLARALVLNPRVLLLDEPLGSLDALLKRKLAQEFARIVRGTDSTVIWVTHDQDEAMMVADQVAIVNAGRVVTSGHADTIMGLPSDDWTAAFLGVEPPQHGRVTSSSAGLVDISAGGVTLEVTGDADTGTEVLFAIRPEDVLLFEPGVDLPLATARNRLPATVVSCTSRGATNHIVLQVGGLRLAASVSRAATQELNLAPGAQTLAVFKASAVRWRPADVGAMGTLN, from the coding sequence ATGACAGGTGCCCTCTCCTTGAGCGCCACCGGGATTCGCAAGGCGTACAAGCGCAGCGATTTCGCGCTGTCCGTCGACCGCATCGAGGCCCCGGCCGGATCGACGCTCGCTCTGCTCGGCCCGAGCGGGTCGGGCAAGACGACTCTGCTGCACGTGCTCGGACTGCTGGAGAAGCCCGATAGCGGCCAGGTGCTGCTCGGCGGCAGGCCTGTCGCGCCCGGTGACCGGGAGGCGCGCCTGTCGATGGCGGGCGTGTTCCAGCGGCCCTACCTGTTCAAGGGCACCGTGGCGGGCAACGTGGGCTACGGCCTGGCGATGCGCGGCGTGCCGACGTCCGATCGCCCGGCGAGGATCGCGCAAGCGCTCGAGCACGTCGGGCTCGAAGGCTACGGGCCACGCGGAGCGCATCAGCTCTCCGGAGGTGAGGCTCAACGCGTTTCGCTGGCGCGCGCCCTGGTGCTCAATCCCCGGGTGCTGTTGCTCGACGAGCCGCTCGGGTCGCTCGATGCGCTCCTCAAGCGCAAGCTCGCGCAGGAGTTCGCACGGATCGTCCGCGGCACCGACTCGACGGTCATCTGGGTGACGCATGATCAGGACGAGGCGATGATGGTCGCCGACCAAGTCGCGATCGTGAATGCGGGCCGCGTGGTGACCAGCGGGCATGCCGACACGATCATGGGCCTTCCCTCCGACGACTGGACCGCGGCGTTCCTCGGCGTCGAGCCTCCACAGCACGGCCGCGTCACATCGTCGTCTGCCGGACTCGTCGATATCTCGGCCGGCGGGGTCACGCTCGAGGTCACCGGGGACGCCGATACCGGCACCGAGGTGCTCTTCGCGATTCGCCCCGAAGACGTGCTGCTCTTCGAGCCGGGTGTCGACCTGCCGCTGGCCACGGCGCGAAACCGACTGCCGGCGACAGTCGTGAGCTGCACATCGCGCGGCGCGACGAACCACATCGTGCTGCAAGTCGGCGGACTGAGGCTGGCTGCATCGGTCTCGAGGGCGGCCACGCAAGAACTGAACCTTGCGCCCGGCGCACAGACGCTGGCGGTCTTCAAGGCATCGGCCGTAAGATGGCGGCCCGCCGATGTCGGCGCCATGGGTACACTGAACTGA
- the fdhD gene encoding formate dehydrogenase accessory sulfurtransferase FdhD translates to MTAPTDRTLPLTAAVLAGGRSMRMGVDKTLLDVDGRALVARVVDAVGEVCANTLVVTNRPEALGEAELPSSVRILQDEIAYQGPLGGLVTALAETTDEWMLAVAADMPHLTSDVIRALWDLRGDADAVVPVGDKGPEPLLALYRVAACLPVAREVLATGRRRPVAIFSRVQTVEVPADALRAVDPDLRSLTNVNTPADLLDARDTAAENPRYVRGGVKLEVLEVSSRRSTRSMPSETPVTIHLNDREIATTQATPHDLEDLAAGFLLSEGLLVDRDALVSIDADAKRGLVWVTSTEDVPADIGDRTRYLTSGCGRGVTFASVADARGLAPIESALRVSADDLYDLVGAMARRAEMYRDSGGVHACGLARGNELLIVREDVGRHNALDKVLGRAWLDRVPTTDAILLSTGRISYEMTVKAGKSRVPIAVSRSAVTDLAADVAAGLNITLVGYARGGKLTVYTVPERVIASAEEE, encoded by the coding sequence GTGACGGCACCGACAGACCGGACGCTCCCACTGACAGCCGCCGTGCTCGCGGGCGGCCGCAGCATGCGCATGGGAGTCGACAAGACGCTGCTCGACGTCGACGGGCGAGCTCTCGTGGCACGCGTGGTCGATGCGGTGGGCGAGGTCTGCGCCAACACCCTCGTCGTGACGAATCGGCCTGAGGCGCTCGGCGAGGCCGAGCTCCCCTCCAGCGTCCGCATCCTGCAAGACGAGATCGCCTATCAGGGTCCGCTCGGCGGACTCGTCACCGCCCTGGCCGAGACGACCGACGAGTGGATGCTCGCGGTCGCGGCGGACATGCCGCACCTCACATCCGATGTCATCCGCGCGCTGTGGGACCTGCGCGGCGACGCCGACGCGGTCGTGCCGGTCGGCGACAAGGGACCCGAGCCGCTGTTGGCCCTCTACCGGGTCGCCGCCTGTCTGCCCGTCGCCCGCGAGGTGCTCGCCACCGGGCGTCGTAGGCCGGTCGCGATCTTCAGCCGGGTTCAGACCGTCGAGGTTCCCGCCGACGCTCTGCGCGCAGTGGACCCGGATCTGCGCTCGCTCACCAATGTGAACACACCCGCCGATCTGCTCGACGCGCGTGACACAGCCGCCGAGAACCCGCGCTACGTGCGGGGAGGCGTCAAGCTCGAGGTGCTCGAGGTCAGTTCGCGGCGTTCGACTCGTTCGATGCCCAGCGAGACCCCCGTCACCATTCACCTGAACGATCGCGAGATCGCGACAACGCAGGCCACCCCGCACGACCTCGAAGACCTCGCGGCCGGCTTCCTGCTTTCCGAGGGGCTGCTCGTCGACCGGGACGCGCTCGTCTCCATCGACGCCGACGCCAAGCGCGGGCTGGTCTGGGTCACGTCGACGGAGGACGTGCCGGCCGACATCGGGGACCGCACGCGCTACCTGACGAGCGGCTGCGGTCGGGGCGTCACCTTCGCGAGCGTCGCCGATGCGCGCGGACTGGCCCCGATCGAGTCGGCGCTGCGCGTGTCCGCCGACGACCTGTACGACCTGGTCGGGGCCATGGCGCGACGCGCCGAGATGTATCGCGACAGTGGAGGCGTTCATGCGTGCGGGCTCGCTCGCGGCAACGAACTGCTCATCGTGCGCGAGGACGTCGGGCGCCACAACGCGCTCGACAAGGTGCTGGGGCGTGCGTGGCTCGACCGCGTCCCCACAACCGACGCGATTCTGCTCTCCACCGGCCGCATCTCCTATGAGATGACCGTCAAGGCCGGTAAGTCGCGAGTCCCGATCGCCGTGAGCCGCAGTGCCGTGACCGACCTAGCCGCC